The Fusarium oxysporum f. sp. lycopersici 4287 chromosome 1, whole genome shotgun sequence DNA segment GCCGCCTGGGTCGGTGGTGAGAAGGTCATTATGGTAAGAAGCAGAGTATCAGGATAAGCCAGGAGTTAAGTATGGGTAGCTTCGGCCACGGTTGAAATGGCGCCGCAGCAGAAGTTTGGAGTCTGCAAATGGTtaattactaaataataGTCATTTGGTCTGTGCTATTAGCTATTAGTATTACAGAAGGAAAAAATATTTGCATGTCCTACCAGAACACGTTTTAAAGGAACATGATGTGAATTGTATACATTGTCAAGTGACAGTGGTCTATTTGTCCGTTGTAGTTGGTCTCTCGAACCATCAAAGAATTTGTGCCTGTATGATTGACAACCAGAACCACGGACATGTGGCTCcaagaaataaaaagaatcGAAAACAAATAAGCCCAACTCCATCCGCTATGCATATCTTCTCAACGCCTTGCCTATACATCAGAGATACAATCTCTCGAACCCACAGGCAAAAACGTTATCACTAGCATTAACTCTTTATGATGTGACGCGTCTGACCCAGAGAGATGAGGGTTCAAAAGCCGCCTCTCTTTCAAGACGTTTATTCGCTCGGTAGAGCTTCAAGCCCAAGTCGTGCTCCTCTCTTTGAATCtccgccagctcctcctTGAGCCCTTccactttcttcttctcaatctcacgCTTGCGAATAACGTCTGTGTTAGACAGAAGCCTGTCGGTAGGCATCAACTCTGTCATCTGCTTAATActcttgttgatgttatTGCGACGGTGCGCCAGACTGTCAAGTCTAGCCGTGAGATATGCCACACGATCGTTTGCCGACTGCATCTCTGGCGGCGCCGGGGGAAGTGCCTTATCTGTGGAAATGATAGATGCCGGGCGATCATTAGATGGCGAAGCTGATTTCATCGATATGATGATTGGTACATTCGAGGCTCTCCTGAAGTTATCTCCGCCTGGAACTGGTCTCCTACGATCCATTACTGACGGTTGCTGCTTCGGTGTGTCCGGCGGAGAAGCTTGACCTTCATTGTCAGATAAACGAGGTGtttcagcagcagcagcagtgttGCATGTCGTGACACTGAAGCGAGAAGTAGGCTGTACCCAAGGGTCTTCTGGTGTCGACTGACTTCCTGGCTCTATGGAGTTAATGACCGGTTTGTTGCCAAGGAGTGTATCTTCGGTCATTGCGGAATAAACGGAACTTGACCACGACGTATGTGGGTTATGACTCGATGGCGATGGTTTCCTTTTGACTGCCTTGAGTTGGTCAGGGACCATGTTAGGATTGAGCATGGGTGCAGCGGCAGCATGCGTGATCGTGGGCTGAGAGGGAGGAGAGCCAGTATTAGGCGGACTGGGATATGAGTGAGAAATGAGTTCGGGAGATGGTGTTTTATTAGCCTCATTCAGGTTCTGGGTGGACCGTGAAGGCAGGAGTCGTCGAGATGTTCCAGCATTGCCGCTAGGTGTTTCAGGAGACGGGCCACGACCAAGCCCAACACGCTTGCTGACCCTACGCTGCAAGCTCAATGGTGCAACAGTTAAATCGTCCCGAACTGGATCGACCATAGGCGCACGGCCACTTGCCCCATTCCATGGTGGCCTGGTGTTAACAGGCTCTGGCTTTGCTCTAGCAAACTTGCGAATTCGCTGTCCTagtgaaggagaaggattACCGGAAGTGGTACGCTGCGGTCCAGTGACGACTGTTGTGAGTCCAAATGTTTGCTGGGGCATGTCGGATGAGCCAGCCGGTGGCTCCATAGTTTCCCATGGAGTGGTGATATCTGCAAGTTGATCGGTTGACCTAGTCGTGCGAAGTGGTGAAGGTTGACCAGGGCTTGTAGGCTTATCGCGACGCATAGTTGGTATTTGGCTACGAAGCTGTGTTTGTGATTGTCTGGGGGTGAGGCGGCGTTCCCCTAGAAGATCCAGCTGAGATAAATTTGGGCTGTCATCGATTGGTGAAACATCTTGAGAGTTTGGTCTGCAAGCAAAGCATCGTATTAGTGATTGTACATTGATTCGGAAGGATCGCATTTTGAGGACAGCACGCAGAGTGCCAACAAATTCCAAAAAGAATCAATAAGTCACGACAAGAATGCCCAAGAAACCTGCAACAAAAAGGATTCAGAACCAAGGTTACTCACTCGTAACGTGCAGCATCAAACTCGGGGGAGCTTGGAGGGGAGATTTCGATAGAACGCCCGTACATGTCTTTGGCAGGCGCCTTGGAGCGAGATAATCGATGGTGTAAGTGACGAGAGTGGCGCTTGCTCGAGTCGAATTCGTCGTCGGGATAAACGGACGAGGCAGGTCTCCAAGGAGAGTCGTCCTCGCCTTTTCGAGGGTTTCGGGGAGGAGCGTTCGCTCGGATGTCGTCTGAGCCGAGAGCAGGGGAGCTGAGAGAAGATAATGTGTTAGTCAGGAACAGATATACGGTCGTTATTGCCAAGTCGTATCAGGCGCATGAGAAGCATTAAAGGTGCCCTCAGGGAAGGAGCAAGAAAATTTGAGACCTCAATCCTGAGTGACCAAAAGATTAGGTAGATTTAGTAAAGAAGACAGTAGGTCGTTAGAGTAATCATTTTTGTGACTGTAGAATAAAAAGTCCCAAGTTTTGCACATGTCTGCAGGCTTGTCGATCTTTGAGCGTACGTACTATATGACGACGAACGACTCCAGCAATTGCCGATGCCCAACTGGCTAGAAGAGACGGATGAGCCTTCATCGCTTTGTTGTACCCTGCACGTGCTTGAAATGAGGCGTGCGCATGTAGGGAACCCTGCTGCGCCAGCTCGTCTCATGTTCATCATGCGTTCTAACCAAGCTCTTGATGGGCCCtttgtcatgatgggctgTGTTGGGTTGCATCCTTTCGGCGCAGCAGTTCCGAATCGTTTTTGGTGTAGTGTATGGAATAGAAGTATAGAACGAAAGAAAGTAGCACTTACAGACGAGGTGGGCCTGCGCTGTATGGTTGTCGAACTGTCTTACCACGTCGAATTTCGTATCTGAAAGGGCCGTTTTGAATTCCGAGACCGTTGAGACGGTTTTCGAAGTCGTCCTGGAGATATGTTTGGTTGTCGTAGTTGCTGTCGCGTGACTTGTTCGAATTTCTACCGTTGCTGCTATTGACGCTCGTGGTGGACCTATTCTGTGGCAGTGCCTGTGATGAACTTGAACTCTGGGTCTGGCGGAGAAAGGGTCGGTTCTTAAGCTCTCGAGGTGGTTGCTGATGAATGCTGGGGCCAGTGCCAGTTTTGAAGCTGTCCCACATGGCAGGCATCTCTATTGTCAGCTGCCAGTCAGTGACAGTGACTGTTGGAAGATTGTAGGGATCGCTGGGCTGAAAGTGCCTCGTGCTGCCGCTACTGTATTCAGGTTGTTATTTTTGGGCGTGAATCCTTCAGCTTCACCTCGATACGGCGATGTAAGTGACTGTGCAGTGCTGACGGCAGCAATAGCTCAAACGTCGGCGGGACCTGAGTGTGGCGGAGGCCTTCTAGAAGCTAGGACTGGAACGAGTTTGCTCAAAACTGTAACAATGGATGACCCAAGTCTCGAAGGTTTCGGAGTAGACGAGCATAAGGGAAAAAGCAATTGAATCGCCGTCGTATACTGTAGGCACGAGTCCAGCTCCAAGCCTGGATTCAAGTGTAATGAATGTGGATTAGAGTGAAGAAGAAcgaaaaaaaagaaaaagagcaAGAGACAGACAAACACACAAACAAGAGAGAGAAGACTCGAGCACAGCAGGGAAATGATTCCTTGTTGACGGCATGGAACCTGGGGGTTCTTCAATCAAAACCTTTTCAAAATTAGGTGCAACGGTCGTTGGCTGTTGGCTAGTCAGTCCCCTGGAGCCCACTGGAGCCGTGGTGTATTAATTTAAGGCCTGGTGCTTGCAACCAGCGCCAACCGATTACCTTGTTCCCCGGCTCTCGAGGCTGTTGGCGCCTCTTGTTTAAATGAGGCAGGGATACGACAATACGACGGCATAGGACGATGGGTATCTACCGTAAAATTGTGGCTCTTGATAGCCAACCGACCGAGAGTAGCGCCAGTGCTTTGGTGGAGTGTTTAGCCCGTGGGTCTTGTTTTGATATCATGATGTATGGACGGACAGCAATTGTGTTGGATATACAGGCGCCAAAGTATAGTGTTCCCAAGCGCCGTCGCCGTGTTGTGGCATCTAAAGACTGGAGATGCAGTTTGACTGGCTTGAACGAGCCGCCATTAGTCGCTCTGGCGCTAGGTTCCGTCGAGACGTACCAGAGAAAAGCGGTGGCATATCCTCCAGTAATTGCTAACGAGAactgttgtcaagaagcttacTTTAACTCAAAACTGCAGTAAAAAGGAGAGAGTTCGGATGAACAGTGACTCTTCACCTGCTAGAACCAGGAGTGATCATCCCCGTCATCACAAGCTTTCACAAGCCGAGCAACACCAGAAGGTAAAGATTGACACTCTAGAAAAAGTATCTTTGATCGATCGTCCGGACCATGAAAGAGATCTTTCCATTTTTGGGCCTGTGCCTGTCAATTCCGCAGGGGGCCTAAGCGGACTTGTTTCAGATTGCTCAGGGGCTATGATTTGAAACTTGGGGCATCATCTTCCGTGAACTCAAAGCTGACGACCAAGTGGAACCACCGAcaggaaaaagaaacaacaacTCATTTACATGAATGCGAACCTTTCCTAGCCCTTTCCCGCTCAGTCCACACAGAGCTAGACGTTGGCGGATCATCACCCTAAAACACCAAACCTTGCGACAGCTGTTGAAGCTAAGCTCTCTCTGTATTTCTCCGTCGGGGATATCATCTACTTTTCTTGCTGAGCCTTACGAAGGACCCTGATCCCAGCTACCTATTTCACAGTATCCCCTGTTGTCTTTTGCCGGAAGACCCGTTTGTTACCGCTGTTGCCGTTCACTTCTTATGGCATGGCATGTCAGGAGATTTCGAGCTGTCACTGTTCTTGATGGTCCCTGGACCATTGAAGACCGACAGATAACGAGCAGCTTTACTCAAACGACTTAATCGCCTTCTTATCGGATATCAGTTGCCCGATCGCCAACTTAAGCGACACCGTCCCCAAGATCCAAGCAGCAATCCATGATCTTATTAAAGAGAGCAAGAGGCAATATGCCGAACATGGTAAGGACTGTCGAGGATCTGTCTCTGTTCGATCAGATATAGCCCAAGCAAGGCCTTGGAATTGACAAACCATCACTCATCATCAGCCACTAATACAAAACCGACTTCAATCATCAAACACGACAAAGCGAACTGCAGAGTCATCCCAAGTCACTGCCATCCGTTCAAAACTGTATCATCCTGTTGAATCCCTGTCGCCTTCAGACCATAGCTCCACAAGGCTCCCCGCTTGGCGCTATCTCTTGCTTCCCTCCCGGTCTCAAGTTCGTCTGTACCATTCAGATACAGCAGCTCACCCGTCGGAGCCTCAGTTTCAAAGGCGAGCCGAACTGCATCTTCAGCACTCTTCCACAGTGGACGGAACTCTCCATTTGGTTTGAACCTGGCCTGAAGAGATATGACTGGGGCTaggatcttgaggaagtGAGACATGACAAAACTGCCCCGTCGATGTAGGTCTGAGCCCATGGCACCGGGATCAAGACCAACCACAGTGATATTGGATAGTTGTGGATCCTGGGCGAGACGGCTAGCGAGTTCATGCCTGCAGTCGTCAGATGCTAACTCAGTCAAAAGGCTTGGTGGACTTACATGAGCATCACCGCACATAGCTTGCTTGCCCCATATCGTCGATATCCCGTTAGCCATCCTCCGCCAGAATCTGGTCTGCTCCATCTTCCCTTGGCGAGCTCCTCTGGGCCGGGGAAGAGACTATCGTACCCCATGTAACACTTGATATTTGTGTTGTTTCGCTCATCGTTGATACTACGGACATTATCAGCGAATATTATTTTGCTTGTATGCCACGGCTTACTCATGAGACCAGCTTCCTATCAGAAGGATCCTACCATTCTCTTTATCCATGCTctgaagcaggagaagagTCAGTAGTTGATTGGCCAAGAAATTAACTTGCCAAGTCATCTCGTATCCATCATCTGACATGTTCTGTTTTTGATGAGTATAAGGCATCTTTGACCGTTAGGGCCGAACTCACAATCTCTTCATGGTCTTGATATCCAGCGTTGAGGATGAGTGCTCTGATGGGAGGCAAGTCTCCAGCAGCAACCCTACGGTTGATCCCGGTTGCCATCGTTCTGACACTCGCCAATGAGCTGAGGTCTAAGTCAACGACATCATGCCTATGAGCTTCTGGAGCTGACTTCAAAACCTGTTGAAGTCGAGTTGCCACTGCTGCTCTTCTGACAGTATAGACACCGGTGTAGTTGCTGGCCAGTTCTGGTTTGCCCAGGATATTGGTCACAATGGCTGACCCAAGCCCTCCATTGGTCCCAGTGATCAGAATAGTACCTTGAGAAGGCGACATCTTCAAAAAGGTTCTGAATGCGAATGTAAAACAAATACAGATTTTGATTTATCTGTCTTTGTTGCGCGGACTTGTTGCCCTTATACAACTGATCCTCGGAGTTAGCCCTCGTACTCCTAGAGTATGTGTGACCCCATTTTTATTAGTGAATACTGACATTTTAGGTGCTCTCTTCACCAAAGATTGAGACTAGTCTTAACACGCCTGGCTGATATAAGCCAGCTTGTAGCAGTTGGTTACTAGAGGAACTTCAACTAAGTCCGCCTGGTTATGTCATATGTTATTAGATGCCCTTGACCGCTAGCTACCACATATCTTTCGACATTGGTACGGTAATCGTAGACTACAGCCGTCGTAATTGGGTTTGAGATGGCATATCTTAGAAAACTGATAATGGATCATACATATTGCTTGGTATCCCCACCGGACATGTATGACTGTCTTTTGAATCTGTACTGGCCGCACGTTCAGTTGAGCCTTcgagatataatatttaacaTCAAGGGATTGATTGTTATGTAATTGTTCTCTCATTACTAATATGTACATTGGAAAACTATGATTGACCAGGTGCCTTGAGCATCTCGTTGTGCTGAACTTGGTCTGTTTAGTGAAACAACTCGACGGCGTCAAAGATGAAGTTGGGGCTCAGGAAGTCAGCACCAGAGCTACCAGAGATGACCTCGATAGTAATGGTATTGGTGCCAGCCTTGAGGGTGCCTGCAGGAATAACAGCATCGTATACCTCACCGAATCCACGGTAAGCTCCCCGCGTAACACCCCGAGAGTCGATCTTGACGGGAGCATCGAAGGCCTTCTTGAAGCTACCGATGGTGACCTGAGGGCGACCACTTGCAAATGCAAGAGTGGTACCGATACGGAGAGTGGCCTCGGTAGAGATGGCAGAGGGGAGGTTAAACTTGATAGTAACTGGGTTGTTGACAGCCTTGAAGATAGCCATGGGAAAGTCACCAACAGAGCTGGAGCCTACAGTGTAGGTGAGAGGACCCCAGCTGGCCATGCGCTTGTCACTAGGATGCATGCGTAGCTGGTTGGCAGCGTTGCGGAAACCCTTGGGTTGGCCATCCCAATCGCCAATACGAAAGACAGAGGTGTGCTCTCCTGTGGTAATGTCGGAGTTGGCGGCgatagaagaagaagcagtaCTGCCAGCAGAGACGCTCACGCTCTTAGAGGCAACCTTGAGCTCACCCTGGTAGAGAACTTGAGTGTAAGTTCCCGGTACCATGAATGGAGAGGTGAAAGCGCCGTTGGAAGAGGTGTAAGCCCAGTACTGGAAGTCTTTGTTGAACCAATGCACAACACCCTGGAAGCCAGACTGAACACCAGTGGCGGTGCCACTCACTCGGCCGCGGGAGGAGTCGGCGGTATAGTTAGGAATAGAAAGAtccttgaagaaggacaTGTCAATATCCTGAGCCTTTGGAACACCAGATCGTGAGAAGGACAAAGCGTAAGGGCCGTGGAAGCCCTGGCGGAACTCCTCAGTCTTGGCATGACCGGAGTTCATATAGAAGGTAAGGGCACTGAAGTCAccgttgttgttgctgttaATGTCACGGAAGAAGGGACCGCCTGAGCTTTTCTCGTAGGAGCGCGAGGCGTGAGTGACCATGCACGCGTGCACATCCTTGGCGCTACTCTGGAAGCACCAGACATCGTTGTCGATGAAGCGCTGGGACGAGTAGAACTTGGAACGAGTCTCGCCGTTGACATTGAAGACATCAGAGCCCTCAACCGCAGAACCGCCTGAGGTATTGGAGGCCTCGCCAAAAGGTATCTCGTTGGGCAGTTGAGAGCGATCGAGGCGAGTAATGTAGCGAAGCTCGCCAATAGCAGGTTGTGACTTTGTGTCAGTGGCCATGTAGACCACGCTCTGGCCATTCTGGACGACATAGTAGTGAGTTAGATCAAAGTCTCCGGACTTAGTGGTACATGTGATCTTAATATATTTGTCTACGCCCGAGTCAGCATGTTACAGCGTTTGACACACGCTCTATACTCACTGTTGAGAACAGTGGACTGGACAGTGGACGATCCCAGACCAGACGCAATGTGAGAAGTCTGAGACTTATACTGGTACTCAGCTCCGCGGTACTTGATCGAATTAATGGAGCAGTCACTCTTGCTGACGGTGACGGAGAAACCGTTGGAGTTGCCAGAGTCAACAACGAGATTGTTACCACTGGTGGTGACGCCAAAGGCTGCCAGAGCCGGGGCAGCACTCGCAAGAGCACCGAGATACTTGAAGCTGACCATATTTACGATTACCAGATCGCCAAGTAAAGGACagtataaaaaaaaaaagaagagaagatttAGCGAAAAGAATGTCTTCGAATGTAACGAGAGGCTTGAAAACGAttcaaagaagcaaaagggAAACCGTGTAAAGTTTACAACGGCATAAGATGAGTATATATCCACCCATTGCATGCTTGGCGGAGTGCTCCTTACAACCCCAGAGATATAATGATACAGGGAAGCTAATTGGAGGAGAAAATATAAACATCGTAATGTGGGAAGAATGCTGAAACAAACGCTAGTTTTCCGAGCAATGTAGCGATGCCCGTGCTTCTAAGACCAAGGTCGGGGTAGGGATGGCAGCCCCTAGCGGACGTTGTAATTTTTAAGTGAACGAACTCctcttggtgatgatttgCAAGGAATGCCGAAACTGCCGCCTTCTGTTGACCTAATTTGGGGGGAGTTGCAACGAAATATCTCCGAAGTTTACGTGATTTCCGTTTATGGTATCTTGATGGAATGGTATTGGTGGGGAATTGTCCACTTCAACAGAACCCTTGACATGCCATTTCATATCCTAGCAATCTGTATCATTATATCACAGTATGTCGCAAGAGCTAGTTGTCAGGATGTGACAATTGGTTTCCGTACAATATTTCCTGTATGTAGTTAAACCTCCTCAATCAGATGCCCAGATCGCAACAATCTTATCCCAAAACGCCAGTGGTCATGATAAAGTCCTGAGCCTAGCAGAGACTTCCCAGAGCAATCCACAAACAAGAAATAACCACGATAGTAATCCCGCTTGCCCAAGCTCTTGATCCCAAGTTAGATCCTCTACTGCTCTGTCCTTCAGCACGCCCATCACCATTCCCTTGTCCATCATGCTCAATTCGAAAATTGTAGTCATCAGTGTATCCCGCTGGCTCACATTTTGTCCCTTCAGCCATAGCCATCTTGATCGACCAGTGTCCACCTGCGCATCTCTGAAATGAATTGGTCATACAGTGCCATTGGCCCTCTGTACTGCATCCTGAGCCTGCTTCCTCGTCGCGTTGAAATAACGTGTTGCGGGCATCTTTTGAGTCTGATGAGGCCAGAACGAGGCATGAGAAGAATAGAAGAAGTACCGCTAACGTTGCTGGTAGCTGATAAATTGAGGTGGGACGCATTTTGATGTAATTGGGCACTCCGGATTCCAGATGAGATCGGCGGTTTCGGAGGCGGAGCCGGCGTTATGCGGGGTTAGTGGACCAAGGCAAAGAAACAAATGACTTCTAGAAATTGTAGATCTTTGTTTCAACTTCAACGTTCCAAAACCGTAGAGACCGGAGGTTTAAATACTTGTCCCCTCAAACCCCGATATTTGATCTCATTTCCTATTCACATACCGCCTCACATCGCCTCGCCTTGGCTTGTATGAACTGTTGCTGCCCAGCGTGGGTCATGTACTGGACGTGGATCGGTCTCATTGGAGAACTCGAGAAGGAAGACAAGCGACAATGGGGAGATGGCTTTTTGGCAGCGAGGCTCGAGGCCTGTCACACTGTGCGATCTCATGTGGATATGGAGTCTTAGCTGTGATGAGTCTTGCATAGGGTTGAGGTAAGTTGGGCTTGAAGTGTGATTTGATGCTACAGCTGTGAGTGAGGGCTTGTGGCAGCCCATGAGCCAGTCGAGGATAAGGCGAGCATCCTGGAACGACGTTGAATAATTCTGTACCTGGCAGGTAGTAACTGACCAATTCCGAAAGTCCTGAAGTTATTCTTTGACCAGGAAATTATGCAAACTTATGTGCGACCAGAAATAGTTTCATTCACAGCATTAGAAGAACAATCAGGCACCCTGTGAACTGAAGGGCCGCAACCAAAATTGTAAATTGAGATAGAAATAAATGAGTGTAGATTCAAATAGCCCCGACTACCTTACTTAAGAAATGAATGCTGTGTGCTGTTTTTCAGACAGTCAGACCCTTATATCTCTCGACTTCCACCTTCATTTCCCTCCACCAGCATCCTGTTCGGACCATCACCTTATGATAGACAATGCCCTGACTTCCCACATTGCTGAATCAGACATACTCAGAGGCGCTGACAGTTTTGGTCGCGGCCTGCTGGTCCTTAATCTTTCGAGACCTCTCCTTGAAGAACATGCAAGCCACTCCAACGATGGCGACGAAGAAAACAGAGCCGATCATGGCTCCTCCGATGATGACCGCCTCATCGTGACTGCCGGCCTTATCGACAATGTACTTGGCGGAACTATCGTTGCCATTGTTGCTGAAGGGACCCATAGAAGAATCCATGATTGTTGTAAAGTGTGAAGTCAAGAATTTTGAAGTCTGATATTTGCGGTGTTCCTAGACTTGTTAGTTAGTGCCCCTTATCCAAGGCGGCAGAGAGTGACGAACAGTTTTGTATATGTTGGGTGTCGGCAAAAGATCGTGGATTAAAGAACGGCAACTTGAGTAAAATTGATTAAATGCTTGCACCAGGCTCGCAGTGTGTGAGAACGAATGAAATGATTGAGTTAGGCATTGCTCTCTTGTGGGGTTTGCCCCAATATTTGTACAAATTCGAAAAAATGGTAGGAATGATGAGTCGTTTTCTTGTTAGTATTGTTCTCGGATAATGTGGATTTCTGCCTCTCCTGAATGTTTCGGCCCTTTGTTTATGTCTGTATCTAACATGCGGTCAAACTTGCCAGGCCCGTGTGCGCCATGACTTCTAGAAGCTCTGAGATGATATATCATTCTTCTGACCACAGCCAACACGCTAGTACGCCGTCAGGTTATATTCAACAGCTATAGTGTACACTCTAGCAGGGTTCAGCTAATTTCATTACACAAGAATTGACTTTGATGCTTTGCTCTGCACTTTTGTTTATAGaaggttggtgttgattgGTATTATTCATTACATGCGGCAAAACGTCCCAGCGCTTGGTCCGCTTGCCTCCTTTCGCTGGGTCTATTATAAACTGTGCCCAATATTACAAGGAAACCATTATGATACGCCAGTTATCCTCCCTGTTCGCCATGCTGCTTACCTTTTTGTCTATATCCTCCGTTGAATGCATGCTGAACTCGCAACTGAGTGATGCTTTTAACTTTTCACAAATATCTCGAAATCAGATCGCCAGTACTGTTCCATTCCAGGCTGGGTAGGAGGTGTGCCATGCGCCATTATCGTGTGTCTTTGAGGCAGAGCTTGACTCAAGGGTGCTAGTTTCGGTGATTGAAGTGGTAGTGGTAGTCAATTTGATCAAAGTCGTTGGCGCTACAGGGGGCTCATAAGGTACGGCGGCAGTAGACCAGGACTGATCCTGAGTCGCATGGCTTTCAGCAAAGGTACCCTGTGAAGGAATAGGCGCCACTGGAGCGTCCGGTGTAGGACGTTCAGTTTGTTCTGGAGCTCCAGCACTCTCGCTTGTCTGGGTAAGGAGGGTAGTTGGTTCCGAAACCGGGGCTGGGCTTTCGATAGTGGGAGGAGGCTGAGCAACTGTCTCAACGGGTGGAGGATAGTCAGTGATGCAGGTGATTGGCGATGTTTCAGTAGTCTGAGGCGACTCAACGTTGGTAGGTGATTCGGGCTCAGGCTCAGGTTGGGGTATgggctgaggttgagatgTCACGCCTGGGGCGGCAGCCGAGCTTAGATCAGTTGTACCTTGGGCAATCGGCTCTCGCTCGTCGGTAGTAGTACCGGGCTCTTGTGTGGTTGTCGGCTTTTCCGGTGCTTTGGGCTTTGAGCTGGGGTGAGGGACAGTGACCGTCTCAGTGACTGGCTCATCGTCCATGTTGATAACCGAGACGGTAGTAGGGACTGCCTTGGTGACAGTCTTTCCGGGAGCAGTGACGATACTGGGCTTTTCGGTTTGTGTGACAATTTTTGTGACTGGCTTTCGTGTCACTGTTCGGATAACTGTCACGACGCCATCTCCGTCGTTGTCACTACTACCGCCACCGCTCCCATTACTGCTGCCCCCATTCCCATGCCCATCTCCATTTCCTCCACCAAGGTCA contains these protein-coding regions:
- a CDS encoding hypothetical protein (At least one base has a quality score < 10) is translated as MYGRSIEISPPSSPEFDAARYEPNSQDVSPIDDSPNLSQLDLLGERRLTPRQSQTQLRSQIPTMRRDKPTSPGQPSPLRTTRSTDQLADITTPWETMEPPAGSSDMPQQTFGLTTVVTGPQRTTSGNPSPSLGQRIRKFARAKPEPVNTRPPWNGASGRAPMVDPVRDDLTVAPLSLQRRVSKRVGLGRGPSPETPSGNAGTSRRLLPSRSTQNLNEANKTPSPELISHSYPSPPNTGSPPSQPTITHAAAAPMLNPNMVPDQLKAVKRKPSPSSHNPHTSWSSSVYSAMTEDTLLGNKPVINSIEPGSQSTPEDPWVQPTSRFSVTTCNTAAAAETPRLSDNEGQASPPDTPKQQPSVMDRRRPVPGGDNFRRASNVPIIISMKSASPSNDRPASIISTDKALPPAPPEMQSANDRVAYLTARLDSLAHRRNNINKSIKQMTELMPTDRLLSNTDVIRKREIEKKKVEGLKEELAEIQREEHDLGLKLYRANKRLEREAAFEPSSLWVRRVTS